Proteins found in one Syngnathus acus chromosome 9, fSynAcu1.2, whole genome shotgun sequence genomic segment:
- the tti2 gene encoding TELO2-interacting protein 2 isoform X2 codes for MTDFSRLFDELELDDYERPLSSASLPPVAALLPELRRRLVSRPPDPSLSIHGMGRLLRAADPLWLLGPAGGPEAPYVSVVCALIGRAAPPPDDVPAPHPYASNVAAVAAALQALLAKLQAAGPDRRVRTLTLALAPHVCVFAAPHMEERAWTSRASREACGRLESQLLAAGGWRDSAHMLTGGGPDGEAGILGAVLDVVRPALEREARRQCDRVDEVDSALAWTLLRVPRPFLAPVLPRLLGPALLLSDHQGGDKCMLGIRCLHHIVSNTAASELRALNRADVMYEALFRHLHGTDADVMQLLLPCLLDLLAVLESPPSAAPRAAAPRHHRVLRLLLTRMEAEHKVALRRVYAQALPAYLHRMGVSACRHFARLSRVVPAYLEVGDGLEELSRLYALEALWQILTAAWPRCGSARAIGMWLPCLLRLLVDAEWPEPRLRPDVCRRLGRRAARCVALLDAAARGRLQCALEQVDAGCCAPEVASLLATVTAASGKSPSCCPVCADGAWTRAEASARRCACPSATPE; via the exons atgaCGGACTTTTCCCGGTTGTTTGATGAGCTTGAGCTGGATGACTATGAGAGGCCCCTCTCCTCCGCCTCGCTCCCACCCGTCGCCGCGCTCCTACCTGAGCTGCGGCGGCGTTTGGTCAGCCGACCCCCGGACCCAAGTCTGTCCATCCACGGAATGGGCCGGCTCCTCCGAGCGGCCGATCCCCTTTGGCTGCTGGGCCCGGCCGGCGGACCGGAGGCGCCGTACGTCTCGGTGGTCTGCGCTCTGATCGGCCGCGCCGCCCCGCCGCCCGATGACGTCCCCGCGCCGCATCCCTACGCGTCCAATGTGGCCGCCGTGGCGGCTGCCCTGCAAGCGCTGCTGGCAAAATTGCAAGCGGCGGGGCCTGACCGGCGCGTCCGGACCCTGACGCTGGCCCTGGCcccgcacgtgtgtgtgtttgctgccCCGCACATGGAG GAGCGAGCGTGGACCAGCCGTGCTTCCAGAGAGGCGTGTGGCCGTCTGGAATCGCAATTGTTGGCAGCGGGAGGTTGGCGAGACTCCGCCCACATGCTGACAGGGGGCGGGCCTGACGGCGAGGCCGGCATCCTGGGGGCGGTCCTGGATGTGGTGCGGCCAGCGCTCGAAAG GGAAGCGCGGCGGCAGTGCGACCGAGTCGATGAGGTGGACTCGGCGTTAGCGTGGACGCTCCTGCGG GTGCCGCGCCCCTTCCTGGCACCTGTGCTGCCCCGCCTCCTGGGCCCCGCCCTCCTCCTCAGCGACCACCAAGGCGGCGACAAGTGCATGCTGGGAATTCGCTGCCTGCACCATATTGTCAGCAACACG GCTGCCAGCGAACTGCGCGCGTTGAACCGGGCGGACGTCATGTACGAGGCGCTGTTCCGACATCTGCACGGCACCGACGCCGACGTCATGCAG CTGCTCCTGCCTTGCCTGTTGGACCTGCTGGCCGTTTTGGAGAGTCCCCCTTCGGCGGCCCCCCGCGCGGCGGCCCCTCGCCACCACCGCGTGCTGCGCCTGCTGCTCACGCGAATGGAGGCCGAGCACAAGGTGGCGCTCAGGAGAGTCTACGCGCAGGCGCTGCCGGCCTACCTGCAcag GATGGGTGTGAGCGCGTGTCGCCACTTTGCCCGTCTGAGTCGCGTGGTGCCAGCCTACCTGGAGGTCGGCGACGGCCTCGAAGAGCTCAGCCGACTGTACGCCCTGGAAGCCCTCTGGCAAATCCTCACGGCGGCGTGGCCACG TTGCGGCTCAGCGCGCGCCATCGGCATGTGGCTCCCGTGTTTGCTGCGTCTGCTGGTGGACGCCGAGTGGCCCGAGCCCCGCCTCCGCCCCGACGTCTGCCGCCGGCTCGGCCGCCGGGCCGCCCGATGCGTGGCCCTGCTGGATGCCGCCGCCCGCGGACGCCTGCAG TGCGCGCTGGAGCAGGTGGACGCCGGCTGTTGTGCTCCCGAGGTGGCGAGTCTCCTAGCGACGGTAACCGCGGCAAGCGGCAAGAGCCCATCCTGTTGCCCCGTCTGCGCCGACGGCGCCTGGACCCGAGCGGAAGCGTCGGCACGTCGGTGCGCGTGCCCGAGCGCCACACCCGAGTGA
- the tti2 gene encoding TELO2-interacting protein 2 isoform X1 has translation MCLNPAMTDFSRLFDELELDDYERPLSSASLPPVAALLPELRRRLVSRPPDPSLSIHGMGRLLRAADPLWLLGPAGGPEAPYVSVVCALIGRAAPPPDDVPAPHPYASNVAAVAAALQALLAKLQAAGPDRRVRTLTLALAPHVCVFAAPHMEERAWTSRASREACGRLESQLLAAGGWRDSAHMLTGGGPDGEAGILGAVLDVVRPALEREARRQCDRVDEVDSALAWTLLRVPRPFLAPVLPRLLGPALLLSDHQGGDKCMLGIRCLHHIVSNTAASELRALNRADVMYEALFRHLHGTDADVMQLLLPCLLDLLAVLESPPSAAPRAAAPRHHRVLRLLLTRMEAEHKVALRRVYAQALPAYLHRMGVSACRHFARLSRVVPAYLEVGDGLEELSRLYALEALWQILTAAWPRCGSARAIGMWLPCLLRLLVDAEWPEPRLRPDVCRRLGRRAARCVALLDAAARGRLQCALEQVDAGCCAPEVASLLATVTAASGKSPSCCPVCADGAWTRAEASARRCACPSATPE, from the exons ATGTGCTTAAAC ccagccatgaCGGACTTTTCCCGGTTGTTTGATGAGCTTGAGCTGGATGACTATGAGAGGCCCCTCTCCTCCGCCTCGCTCCCACCCGTCGCCGCGCTCCTACCTGAGCTGCGGCGGCGTTTGGTCAGCCGACCCCCGGACCCAAGTCTGTCCATCCACGGAATGGGCCGGCTCCTCCGAGCGGCCGATCCCCTTTGGCTGCTGGGCCCGGCCGGCGGACCGGAGGCGCCGTACGTCTCGGTGGTCTGCGCTCTGATCGGCCGCGCCGCCCCGCCGCCCGATGACGTCCCCGCGCCGCATCCCTACGCGTCCAATGTGGCCGCCGTGGCGGCTGCCCTGCAAGCGCTGCTGGCAAAATTGCAAGCGGCGGGGCCTGACCGGCGCGTCCGGACCCTGACGCTGGCCCTGGCcccgcacgtgtgtgtgtttgctgccCCGCACATGGAG GAGCGAGCGTGGACCAGCCGTGCTTCCAGAGAGGCGTGTGGCCGTCTGGAATCGCAATTGTTGGCAGCGGGAGGTTGGCGAGACTCCGCCCACATGCTGACAGGGGGCGGGCCTGACGGCGAGGCCGGCATCCTGGGGGCGGTCCTGGATGTGGTGCGGCCAGCGCTCGAAAG GGAAGCGCGGCGGCAGTGCGACCGAGTCGATGAGGTGGACTCGGCGTTAGCGTGGACGCTCCTGCGG GTGCCGCGCCCCTTCCTGGCACCTGTGCTGCCCCGCCTCCTGGGCCCCGCCCTCCTCCTCAGCGACCACCAAGGCGGCGACAAGTGCATGCTGGGAATTCGCTGCCTGCACCATATTGTCAGCAACACG GCTGCCAGCGAACTGCGCGCGTTGAACCGGGCGGACGTCATGTACGAGGCGCTGTTCCGACATCTGCACGGCACCGACGCCGACGTCATGCAG CTGCTCCTGCCTTGCCTGTTGGACCTGCTGGCCGTTTTGGAGAGTCCCCCTTCGGCGGCCCCCCGCGCGGCGGCCCCTCGCCACCACCGCGTGCTGCGCCTGCTGCTCACGCGAATGGAGGCCGAGCACAAGGTGGCGCTCAGGAGAGTCTACGCGCAGGCGCTGCCGGCCTACCTGCAcag GATGGGTGTGAGCGCGTGTCGCCACTTTGCCCGTCTGAGTCGCGTGGTGCCAGCCTACCTGGAGGTCGGCGACGGCCTCGAAGAGCTCAGCCGACTGTACGCCCTGGAAGCCCTCTGGCAAATCCTCACGGCGGCGTGGCCACG TTGCGGCTCAGCGCGCGCCATCGGCATGTGGCTCCCGTGTTTGCTGCGTCTGCTGGTGGACGCCGAGTGGCCCGAGCCCCGCCTCCGCCCCGACGTCTGCCGCCGGCTCGGCCGCCGGGCCGCCCGATGCGTGGCCCTGCTGGATGCCGCCGCCCGCGGACGCCTGCAG TGCGCGCTGGAGCAGGTGGACGCCGGCTGTTGTGCTCCCGAGGTGGCGAGTCTCCTAGCGACGGTAACCGCGGCAAGCGGCAAGAGCCCATCCTGTTGCCCCGTCTGCGCCGACGGCGCCTGGACCCGAGCGGAAGCGTCGGCACGTCGGTGCGCGTGCCCGAGCGCCACACCCGAGTGA
- the tti2 gene encoding TELO2-interacting protein 2 isoform X3, which yields MCLNPAMTDFSRLFDELELDDYERPLSSASLPPVAALLPELRRRLVSRPPDPSLSIHGMGRLLRAADPLWLLGPAGGPEAPYVSVVCALIGRAAPPPDDVPAPHPYASNVAAVAAALQALLAKLQAAGPDRRVRTLTLALAPHVCVFAAPHMEERAWTSRASREACGRLESQLLAAGGWRDSAHMLTGGGPDGEAGILGAVLDVVRPALEREARRQCDRVDEVDSALAWTLLRVPRPFLAPVLPRLLGPALLLSDHQGGDKCMLGIRCLHHIVSNTAASELRALNRADVMYEALFRHLHGTDADVMQLLLPCLLDLLAVLESPPSAAPRAAAPRHHRVLRLLLTRMEAEHKVALRRVYAQALPAYLHRMGVSACRHFARLSRVVPAYLEVGDGLEELSRLYALEALWQILTAAWPRVAVAAQRAPSACGSRVCCVCWWTPSGPSPASAPTSAAGSAAGPPDAWPCWMPPPADACSARWSRWTPAVVLPRWRVS from the exons ATGTGCTTAAAC ccagccatgaCGGACTTTTCCCGGTTGTTTGATGAGCTTGAGCTGGATGACTATGAGAGGCCCCTCTCCTCCGCCTCGCTCCCACCCGTCGCCGCGCTCCTACCTGAGCTGCGGCGGCGTTTGGTCAGCCGACCCCCGGACCCAAGTCTGTCCATCCACGGAATGGGCCGGCTCCTCCGAGCGGCCGATCCCCTTTGGCTGCTGGGCCCGGCCGGCGGACCGGAGGCGCCGTACGTCTCGGTGGTCTGCGCTCTGATCGGCCGCGCCGCCCCGCCGCCCGATGACGTCCCCGCGCCGCATCCCTACGCGTCCAATGTGGCCGCCGTGGCGGCTGCCCTGCAAGCGCTGCTGGCAAAATTGCAAGCGGCGGGGCCTGACCGGCGCGTCCGGACCCTGACGCTGGCCCTGGCcccgcacgtgtgtgtgtttgctgccCCGCACATGGAG GAGCGAGCGTGGACCAGCCGTGCTTCCAGAGAGGCGTGTGGCCGTCTGGAATCGCAATTGTTGGCAGCGGGAGGTTGGCGAGACTCCGCCCACATGCTGACAGGGGGCGGGCCTGACGGCGAGGCCGGCATCCTGGGGGCGGTCCTGGATGTGGTGCGGCCAGCGCTCGAAAG GGAAGCGCGGCGGCAGTGCGACCGAGTCGATGAGGTGGACTCGGCGTTAGCGTGGACGCTCCTGCGG GTGCCGCGCCCCTTCCTGGCACCTGTGCTGCCCCGCCTCCTGGGCCCCGCCCTCCTCCTCAGCGACCACCAAGGCGGCGACAAGTGCATGCTGGGAATTCGCTGCCTGCACCATATTGTCAGCAACACG GCTGCCAGCGAACTGCGCGCGTTGAACCGGGCGGACGTCATGTACGAGGCGCTGTTCCGACATCTGCACGGCACCGACGCCGACGTCATGCAG CTGCTCCTGCCTTGCCTGTTGGACCTGCTGGCCGTTTTGGAGAGTCCCCCTTCGGCGGCCCCCCGCGCGGCGGCCCCTCGCCACCACCGCGTGCTGCGCCTGCTGCTCACGCGAATGGAGGCCGAGCACAAGGTGGCGCTCAGGAGAGTCTACGCGCAGGCGCTGCCGGCCTACCTGCAcag GATGGGTGTGAGCGCGTGTCGCCACTTTGCCCGTCTGAGTCGCGTGGTGCCAGCCTACCTGGAGGTCGGCGACGGCCTCGAAGAGCTCAGCCGACTGTACGCCCTGGAAGCCCTCTGGCAAATCCTCACGGCGGCGTGGCCACG TGTGGCAGTTGCGGCTCAGCGCGCGCCATCGGCATGTGGCTCCCGTGTTTGCTGCGTCTGCTGGTGGACGCCGAGTGGCCCGAGCCCCGCCTCCGCCCCGACGTCTGCCGCCGGCTCGGCCGCCGGGCCGCCCGATGCGTGGCCCTGCTGGATGCCGCCGCCCGCGGACGCCTGCAG TGCGCGCTGGAGCAGGTGGACGCCGGCTGTTGTGCTCCCGAGGTGGCGAGTCTCCTAG
- the ak8 gene encoding adenylate kinase 8 isoform X1, with amino-acid sequence MEAKVMMMEESVQPLRVPPQMSIYADQHNIIHLVQTMVSSLAVDQPEDPIAYLLLLLQDSSVHVPRVVLLGAPAVGKTTLAGRLCADLGAVHVTMETLLDDPSPAGQEARRHALKQEEVPDDLLVSLIQGRLKESDCFNTGWVLDGLPQTRLQARSLQQGGVIPKHVVLLVAGEDVLLERHRGRLLDPLTRDVYHETFARPREEAARRAEKSADAHVGALRAHLQRYRCKVTGLSSAYRHILTTVDADQPPLDVYQQALAFLRTRRCSRTPRVLLLGPPGSGKRLQAKMLADKYKMVDVCCSDLLRWAEADPSSVGEEVRTYVQHNRTVPKSVSWKVFQERLDGADCSQRGWILHHLPCDLQHAKHLTESLNAPNRVFFLELTDDVCLQRTTITPVHPSVHAAPGDVSQCLDNTRSVTQALGVYRTHTAGLQCVFPDGVHVDADQDPQCVFEALDKQLTIQTHAH; translated from the exons ATGGAGGCCaaagtgatgatgatggaggaGAGCGTTCAGCCCCTCCGAGTCCCCCCTCAGATGTCCATCTATGCCGACCAGCACAATATTATCCACCTGGTGCAG ACCATGGTATCTAGCCTGGCTGTGGACCAGCCCGAAGACCCCATCGCATACCTTCTGCTTCTGCTGCAGGACAGCAGCGTGCACG TTCCCAGGGTGGTCCTGCTGGGTGCCCCCGCCGTGGGCAAAACCACTCTG GCCGGGCGACTGTGCGCCGACCTGGGAGCTGTGCACGTCACCATGGAGACGCTCCTGGACGACCCATCGCCTGCGGGCCAAGAGGCGCGCCGCCACGCGCTCAAGCAAGAG GAGGTGCCTGACGATCTTCTGGTGAGCTTGATTCAAGGCAGACTCAAAGAGTCTGACTGCTTCAACACG GGCTGGGTGCTGGACGGGCTCCCGCAAACTCGGCTGCAGGCTCGCAGTCTCCAGCAGGGCGGCGTCATTCCCAAACACGTGG TTCTGCTGGTGGCCGGTGAAGACGTTCTCCTGGAGCGCCACCGCGGCAGGCTGCTGGACCCGCTGACCAGAG ACGTGTACCACGAGACCTTCGCGCGACCCCGCGAGGAGGCGGCGCGGCGCGCCGAGAAGAGCGCCGACGCCCACGTCGGGGCTCTGAGAGCCCACCTGCAGCGCTATCGTTGCAAGGTCACCGGCTTGAGCTCCGCCTACCGACACATCCTCACCACAGTGGACGCCGACCAGCCGCCGCTCGACGTTTACCAGCAAG ccCTGGCCTTCCTGCGGACTCGGCGCTGTTCCCGAACTCCCAGGGTTCTCCTGTTGGGGCCGCCGGGCTCAGGGAAGAGACTTCAAGCCAAGATGCTGGCAGACAAATACAAGATGGTGGACG TCTGTTGCAGTGACCTCCTTCGTTGGGCCGAAGCCGACCCGTCTTCAGTGGGAGAAGAAGTTCGAACGTACGTGCAGCACAACCGGACAG tTCCAAAAAGTGTCTCTTGGAAAGTCTTTCAAGAGCGACTGGACGGTGCGGACTGCAGCCAGCGCGGTTGGATCCTTCACCACCTGCCGTGCGACCTGCAGCACGCCAAACACTTAACGGAGTCCCTCAACGCCCCCAACAG AGTTTTCTTCCTGGAGTTGACTGATGACGTTTGTTTACAAAGAACCACAATCACCCCGGTTCATCCCAG CGTCCACGCGGCACCTGGCGACGTCAGCCAATGTCTTGACAACACACGTAGTGTCACGCAAGCGCTCGGTGTGTACAGGACACACACCGCAGGCCTGCAG TGTGTGTTTCCAGATGGCGTGCACGTGGATGCAGATCAGGAtccccagtgtgtgtttgaggcTTTAGACAAACAACTCAccatacaaacacacgcacattga
- the ak8 gene encoding adenylate kinase 8 isoform X2, whose product MEAKVMMMEESVQPLRVPPQMSIYADQHNIIHLVQTMVSSLAVDQPEDPIAYLLLLLQDSSVHVPRVVLLGAPAVGKTTLAGRLCADLGAVHVTMETLLDDPSPAGQEARRHALKQEEVPDDLLVSLIQGRLKESDCFNTGWVLDGLPQTRLQARSLQQGGVIPKHVVLLVAGEDVLLERHRGRLLDPLTRDVYHETFARPREEAARRAEKSADAHVGALRAHLQRYRCKVTGLSSAYRHILTTVDADQPPLDVYQQGFSCWGRRAQGRDFKPRCWQTNTRWWTSVAVTSFVGPKPTRLQWEKKFELPKSVSWKVFQERLDGADCSQRGWILHHLPCDLQHAKHLTESLNAPNRVFFLELTDDVCLQRTTITPVHPSVHAAPGDVSQCLDNTRSVTQALGVYRTHTAGLQCVFPDGVHVDADQDPQCVFEALDKQLTIQTHAH is encoded by the exons ATGGAGGCCaaagtgatgatgatggaggaGAGCGTTCAGCCCCTCCGAGTCCCCCCTCAGATGTCCATCTATGCCGACCAGCACAATATTATCCACCTGGTGCAG ACCATGGTATCTAGCCTGGCTGTGGACCAGCCCGAAGACCCCATCGCATACCTTCTGCTTCTGCTGCAGGACAGCAGCGTGCACG TTCCCAGGGTGGTCCTGCTGGGTGCCCCCGCCGTGGGCAAAACCACTCTG GCCGGGCGACTGTGCGCCGACCTGGGAGCTGTGCACGTCACCATGGAGACGCTCCTGGACGACCCATCGCCTGCGGGCCAAGAGGCGCGCCGCCACGCGCTCAAGCAAGAG GAGGTGCCTGACGATCTTCTGGTGAGCTTGATTCAAGGCAGACTCAAAGAGTCTGACTGCTTCAACACG GGCTGGGTGCTGGACGGGCTCCCGCAAACTCGGCTGCAGGCTCGCAGTCTCCAGCAGGGCGGCGTCATTCCCAAACACGTGG TTCTGCTGGTGGCCGGTGAAGACGTTCTCCTGGAGCGCCACCGCGGCAGGCTGCTGGACCCGCTGACCAGAG ACGTGTACCACGAGACCTTCGCGCGACCCCGCGAGGAGGCGGCGCGGCGCGCCGAGAAGAGCGCCGACGCCCACGTCGGGGCTCTGAGAGCCCACCTGCAGCGCTATCGTTGCAAGGTCACCGGCTTGAGCTCCGCCTACCGACACATCCTCACCACAGTGGACGCCGACCAGCCGCCGCTCGACGTTTACCAGCAAG GGTTCTCCTGTTGGGGCCGCCGGGCTCAGGGAAGAGACTTCAAGCCAAGATGCTGGCAGACAAATACAAGATGGTGGACG TCTGTTGCAGTGACCTCCTTCGTTGGGCCGAAGCCGACCCGTCTTCAGTGGGAGAAGAAGTTCGAAC tTCCAAAAAGTGTCTCTTGGAAAGTCTTTCAAGAGCGACTGGACGGTGCGGACTGCAGCCAGCGCGGTTGGATCCTTCACCACCTGCCGTGCGACCTGCAGCACGCCAAACACTTAACGGAGTCCCTCAACGCCCCCAACAG AGTTTTCTTCCTGGAGTTGACTGATGACGTTTGTTTACAAAGAACCACAATCACCCCGGTTCATCCCAG CGTCCACGCGGCACCTGGCGACGTCAGCCAATGTCTTGACAACACACGTAGTGTCACGCAAGCGCTCGGTGTGTACAGGACACACACCGCAGGCCTGCAG TGTGTGTTTCCAGATGGCGTGCACGTGGATGCAGATCAGGAtccccagtgtgtgtttgaggcTTTAGACAAACAACTCAccatacaaacacacgcacattga
- the ak8 gene encoding adenylate kinase 8 isoform X4, protein MEAKVMMMEESVQPLRVPPQMSIYADQHNIIHLVQTMVSSLAVDQPEDPIAYLLLLLQDSSVHVPRVVLLGAPAVGKTTLAGRLCADLGAVHVTMETLLDDPSPAGQEARRHALKQEEVPDDLLVSLIQGRLKESDCFNTGWVLDGLPQTRLQARSLQQGGVIPKHVVLLVAGEDVLLERHRGRLLDPLTRDVYHETFARPREEAARRAEKSADAHVGALRAHLQRYRCKVTGLSSAYRHILTTVDADQPPLDVYQQALAFLRTRRCSRTPRVLLLGPPGSGKRLQAKMLADKYKMVDVCCSDLLRWAEADPSSVGEEVRTSKKCLLESLSRATGRCGLQPARLDPSPPAVRPAARQTLNGVPQRPQQSFLPGVD, encoded by the exons ATGGAGGCCaaagtgatgatgatggaggaGAGCGTTCAGCCCCTCCGAGTCCCCCCTCAGATGTCCATCTATGCCGACCAGCACAATATTATCCACCTGGTGCAG ACCATGGTATCTAGCCTGGCTGTGGACCAGCCCGAAGACCCCATCGCATACCTTCTGCTTCTGCTGCAGGACAGCAGCGTGCACG TTCCCAGGGTGGTCCTGCTGGGTGCCCCCGCCGTGGGCAAAACCACTCTG GCCGGGCGACTGTGCGCCGACCTGGGAGCTGTGCACGTCACCATGGAGACGCTCCTGGACGACCCATCGCCTGCGGGCCAAGAGGCGCGCCGCCACGCGCTCAAGCAAGAG GAGGTGCCTGACGATCTTCTGGTGAGCTTGATTCAAGGCAGACTCAAAGAGTCTGACTGCTTCAACACG GGCTGGGTGCTGGACGGGCTCCCGCAAACTCGGCTGCAGGCTCGCAGTCTCCAGCAGGGCGGCGTCATTCCCAAACACGTGG TTCTGCTGGTGGCCGGTGAAGACGTTCTCCTGGAGCGCCACCGCGGCAGGCTGCTGGACCCGCTGACCAGAG ACGTGTACCACGAGACCTTCGCGCGACCCCGCGAGGAGGCGGCGCGGCGCGCCGAGAAGAGCGCCGACGCCCACGTCGGGGCTCTGAGAGCCCACCTGCAGCGCTATCGTTGCAAGGTCACCGGCTTGAGCTCCGCCTACCGACACATCCTCACCACAGTGGACGCCGACCAGCCGCCGCTCGACGTTTACCAGCAAG ccCTGGCCTTCCTGCGGACTCGGCGCTGTTCCCGAACTCCCAGGGTTCTCCTGTTGGGGCCGCCGGGCTCAGGGAAGAGACTTCAAGCCAAGATGCTGGCAGACAAATACAAGATGGTGGACG TCTGTTGCAGTGACCTCCTTCGTTGGGCCGAAGCCGACCCGTCTTCAGTGGGAGAAGAAGTTCGAAC tTCCAAAAAGTGTCTCTTGGAAAGTCTTTCAAGAGCGACTGGACGGTGCGGACTGCAGCCAGCGCGGTTGGATCCTTCACCACCTGCCGTGCGACCTGCAGCACGCCAAACACTTAACGGAGTCCCTCAACGCCCCCAACAG AGTTTTCTTCCTGGAGTTGACTGA
- the ak8 gene encoding adenylate kinase 8 isoform X3: MEAKVMMMEESVQPLRVPPQMSIYADQHNIIHLVQTMVSSLAVDQPEDPIAYLLLLLQDSSVHVPRVVLLGAPAVGKTTLAGRLCADLGAVHVTMETLLDDPSPAGQEARRHALKQEEVPDDLLVSLIQGRLKESDCFNTGWVLDGLPQTRLQARSLQQGGVIPKHVVLLVAGEDVLLERHRGRLLDPLTRDVYHETFARPREEAARRAEKSADAHVGALRAHLQRYRCKVTGLSSAYRHILTTVDADQPPLDVYQQALAFLRTRRCSRTPRVLLLGPPGSGKRLQAKMLADKYKMVDVCCSDLLRWAEADPSSVGEEVRTYVQHNRTVPKSVSWKVFQERLDGADCSQRGWILHHLPCDLQHAKHLTESLNAPNRLQVRTAARTQQLSFCDLCVCAAEFSSWS; encoded by the exons ATGGAGGCCaaagtgatgatgatggaggaGAGCGTTCAGCCCCTCCGAGTCCCCCCTCAGATGTCCATCTATGCCGACCAGCACAATATTATCCACCTGGTGCAG ACCATGGTATCTAGCCTGGCTGTGGACCAGCCCGAAGACCCCATCGCATACCTTCTGCTTCTGCTGCAGGACAGCAGCGTGCACG TTCCCAGGGTGGTCCTGCTGGGTGCCCCCGCCGTGGGCAAAACCACTCTG GCCGGGCGACTGTGCGCCGACCTGGGAGCTGTGCACGTCACCATGGAGACGCTCCTGGACGACCCATCGCCTGCGGGCCAAGAGGCGCGCCGCCACGCGCTCAAGCAAGAG GAGGTGCCTGACGATCTTCTGGTGAGCTTGATTCAAGGCAGACTCAAAGAGTCTGACTGCTTCAACACG GGCTGGGTGCTGGACGGGCTCCCGCAAACTCGGCTGCAGGCTCGCAGTCTCCAGCAGGGCGGCGTCATTCCCAAACACGTGG TTCTGCTGGTGGCCGGTGAAGACGTTCTCCTGGAGCGCCACCGCGGCAGGCTGCTGGACCCGCTGACCAGAG ACGTGTACCACGAGACCTTCGCGCGACCCCGCGAGGAGGCGGCGCGGCGCGCCGAGAAGAGCGCCGACGCCCACGTCGGGGCTCTGAGAGCCCACCTGCAGCGCTATCGTTGCAAGGTCACCGGCTTGAGCTCCGCCTACCGACACATCCTCACCACAGTGGACGCCGACCAGCCGCCGCTCGACGTTTACCAGCAAG ccCTGGCCTTCCTGCGGACTCGGCGCTGTTCCCGAACTCCCAGGGTTCTCCTGTTGGGGCCGCCGGGCTCAGGGAAGAGACTTCAAGCCAAGATGCTGGCAGACAAATACAAGATGGTGGACG TCTGTTGCAGTGACCTCCTTCGTTGGGCCGAAGCCGACCCGTCTTCAGTGGGAGAAGAAGTTCGAACGTACGTGCAGCACAACCGGACAG tTCCAAAAAGTGTCTCTTGGAAAGTCTTTCAAGAGCGACTGGACGGTGCGGACTGCAGCCAGCGCGGTTGGATCCTTCACCACCTGCCGTGCGACCTGCAGCACGCCAAACACTTAACGGAGTCCCTCAACGCCCCCAACAGGTTACAAGTGCGCACTgccgcacgcacacaacaACTCTCATTTTgtgacttgtgtgtgtgt gcggcaGAGTTTTCTTCCTGGAGTTGA